Proteins from one Pontibacter korlensis genomic window:
- a CDS encoding polysaccharide biosynthesis C-terminal domain-containing protein: MNSINTASVFLRSTFLRYLKHSDKKYVVLSQIISAIIGLASGKLIALYVSPKEFGEYNIQFAAYTFFSTLLLSPFLQFSKSTIRTLQKRIGSKYYLYLGVGISIIVFILLKIFYTMYYGEWNPYIAAFFLLFIPLTLLSSTVSDFLMVNNKLLDFSKLTVIKSAVGLLFILCCFHFGATLFKGQEALWGMQLISVVFCIVLFSRKYKFYLSTYKISLINFIKKYFSFTWPLIFLAIWSWINNYFDRYAIDYFLSTQDVGIYNANYGVGSKFFLLLSPIIMALISPFVYDKLSIDEKKHKISSYVQGYLFLGIIILSGIYISKNLIGEVLLSSLYQGGFNLIFWTALAFFILTTTHIYESLFYAEHKTNIILIGNIIAAIFNVALNIVLIPEFGIFGAALATCIGFFVQFIIIYFFYRRA, encoded by the coding sequence ATGAACAGTATTAACACAGCCTCTGTTTTTCTTCGCTCAACATTTTTGAGGTATCTCAAGCATTCTGACAAAAAGTATGTTGTGCTGTCTCAAATTATCTCTGCAATAATAGGACTAGCTTCTGGGAAGCTAATTGCTCTTTATGTTTCACCGAAGGAGTTTGGAGAATATAACATTCAATTTGCTGCTTATACCTTCTTTTCAACTTTGCTGCTGTCTCCTTTCTTGCAGTTTTCTAAATCTACTATTAGAACCTTACAAAAAAGGATCGGAAGTAAGTACTACCTATATTTAGGTGTAGGTATATCTATAATAGTATTCATTCTGCTTAAGATATTTTATACAATGTACTATGGAGAATGGAACCCATACATAGCTGCTTTCTTTCTCTTGTTCATTCCATTAACCTTACTGAGTAGTACGGTCAGTGACTTTTTGATGGTTAATAATAAATTGCTAGACTTTTCAAAATTGACAGTGATAAAATCAGCAGTAGGTTTGCTTTTTATTTTATGTTGTTTTCACTTTGGAGCAACTCTTTTCAAGGGTCAAGAGGCACTCTGGGGTATGCAGCTAATCAGTGTGGTTTTTTGTATAGTTTTATTTAGTAGAAAGTACAAGTTTTATTTATCTACATATAAAATATCATTAATTAATTTTATTAAAAAGTACTTTAGCTTTACATGGCCTTTGATTTTTCTTGCAATATGGTCATGGATTAATAATTATTTTGACCGCTATGCTATAGACTACTTTCTGTCAACTCAAGATGTTGGCATTTATAACGCAAACTATGGAGTAGGGTCGAAGTTTTTTTTACTATTGAGTCCCATCATAATGGCATTAATTTCGCCTTTTGTTTATGACAAATTGAGTATTGATGAAAAAAAACATAAAATATCAAGTTATGTTCAAGGCTACCTGTTTTTAGGAATCATTATTTTGAGTGGAATTTATATAAGTAAGAATTTAATTGGAGAAGTCCTGCTTTCAAGCTTGTATCAAGGAGGATTTAATTTGATTTTTTGGACCGCGCTAGCTTTTTTTATTCTTACTACTACACATATATACGAATCCCTGTTTTATGCTGAGCATAAAACAAACATAATTCTTATAGGAAATATAATAGCTGCCATCTTCAATGTCGCATTAAATATAGTACTGATTCCTGAGTTTGGCATTTTTGGAGCTGCTTTGGCTACTTGTATTGGGTTCTTTGTCCAATTTATAATTATCTATTTTTTTTATAGAAGAGCATGA
- a CDS encoding mannose-1-phosphate guanylyltransferase: MKVHHVVLTGGVGSRLWPLSRVSCPKQYLNLFSNFSLFELAVKRNRSLSDSLIVVGNRGNQHLSADSLKKLHIENYTNIVEATPRNTAPAIAFAAFATLPDDILLITPADHIIAEGEAYSKAVNKAIALAMEGNIVTFGVCPTRPETGYGYIETDGEEVISFREKPDQKTAQAFLEQGNFLWNSGMFCFQAKVFLEELEKYAPEVYEKSHAVWFQNRNGQLDFEASKAIPSISIDYAVMEHSSKIKAVPASFDWSDMGSFEAVYDYLKEQGHKVDEMGNMVIGSDKFTSFVGLKDSILVITDDAHLVLAKEESQQVKKVYDILESMNSPLLN; encoded by the coding sequence ATGAAAGTTCATCACGTTGTTCTTACAGGCGGGGTAGGAAGTCGGTTATGGCCACTCTCAAGAGTTTCTTGCCCTAAACAGTATCTAAACCTGTTTTCTAATTTTTCTCTTTTTGAACTTGCAGTCAAACGGAACAGGTCACTCTCTGATAGCCTCATAGTGGTGGGGAATAGAGGAAATCAACACCTTTCTGCAGACAGTTTGAAAAAGCTGCATATAGAAAACTACACAAATATTGTAGAGGCTACACCACGAAATACAGCACCTGCCATTGCCTTTGCAGCTTTCGCAACACTGCCGGATGACATTCTGCTAATTACACCTGCAGATCATATTATTGCTGAAGGTGAGGCATATAGCAAGGCTGTCAATAAAGCTATAGCTTTGGCTATGGAGGGAAATATAGTAACTTTTGGAGTCTGTCCAACCAGGCCAGAAACTGGATATGGGTACATTGAAACTGATGGTGAAGAAGTAATTTCATTTAGAGAAAAACCTGATCAAAAAACAGCGCAAGCTTTTTTAGAACAAGGAAACTTCCTATGGAACAGTGGGATGTTCTGCTTTCAAGCAAAGGTATTCCTAGAGGAACTTGAGAAATATGCCCCTGAGGTTTATGAAAAATCGCATGCAGTCTGGTTTCAAAATAGAAACGGACAGCTAGATTTTGAAGCTTCCAAGGCAATTCCTTCCATTAGTATAGACTATGCGGTAATGGAACATAGTAGTAAAATAAAAGCTGTACCTGCCTCTTTTGATTGGAGCGATATGGGCAGCTTTGAAGCAGTATATGATTATTTGAAAGAACAAGGACATAAGGTGGATGAGATGGGCAATATGGTAATTGGTTCTGATAAATTTACCAGCTTCGTAGGTTTAAAAGACAGCATTTTAGTGATAACAGATGATGCACATTTGGTTCTTGCTAAAGAAGAGTCGCAGCAAGTAAAAAAAGTGTATGATATTCTGGAGAGTATGAACTCACCATTATTAAATTGA
- a CDS encoding UDP-glucose dehydrogenase family protein produces MRIAVVGTGYVGLVTGTCFAEVGIDVTCIDIDEKKIENLKQGVLPIYEPGLEEMVTRNAQKERLSFSTDLASVIRGCGCEAAFIAVGTPPGEDGSADLKYVLAVARQIGRHMSEYLVVVTKSTVPVGTAQKVRQAIEEELEARGVDIPFDVASNPEFLKEGAAIEDFLKPDRIVVGVASERAEKVMKKLYKPFLMNGHPLIFMDIPSAEMTKYAANAMLATKISFMNDIANLCEIMGADVNMVRKGIGSDARIGNKFIYPGIGYGGSCFPKDVKALIRTASENGYQMRVLQSVEEVNERQKSVLYNKIHAHFSGDLSGKTFAVWGLSFKPKTDDMREAPSLVIIRKLLEQGARVKAYDPVAMEEARHALGEAIEYGKDEYEALIDADALLLVTEWPEFRSPNFNVVARLMRDRVVFDGRNIYDGTELREKGFAYYGIGVKQQVPALHYGKIKVERSL; encoded by the coding sequence ATGAGAATAGCAGTAGTTGGCACGGGCTACGTCGGTTTGGTGACGGGCACGTGCTTTGCCGAGGTTGGCATCGACGTGACGTGCATCGACATCGACGAGAAGAAGATAGAGAACCTCAAGCAGGGCGTGCTGCCCATCTACGAGCCGGGTCTGGAGGAGATGGTGACCAGGAACGCGCAGAAGGAGCGCCTCTCCTTCTCCACCGACCTTGCCTCGGTGATCCGTGGCTGCGGCTGCGAGGCGGCCTTCATCGCCGTGGGCACGCCCCCGGGCGAGGACGGCTCGGCCGACCTGAAGTACGTCCTGGCGGTGGCCCGCCAGATCGGCCGCCACATGTCCGAGTACCTGGTGGTGGTGACCAAGAGCACCGTGCCGGTGGGCACGGCCCAGAAGGTAAGGCAGGCCATCGAGGAGGAGCTGGAGGCCCGCGGGGTGGACATCCCCTTCGACGTGGCCTCCAACCCGGAGTTTCTCAAAGAAGGCGCCGCCATCGAGGACTTTTTGAAGCCCGACCGCATCGTGGTGGGCGTGGCCTCGGAGCGTGCCGAGAAGGTGATGAAGAAGCTCTACAAGCCCTTTCTGATGAACGGCCACCCCTTGATCTTCATGGACATCCCCTCAGCCGAGATGACCAAGTACGCGGCCAACGCCATGCTGGCCACCAAGATCAGTTTCATGAACGACATCGCCAACCTGTGCGAGATCATGGGCGCCGACGTGAACATGGTCCGCAAGGGCATCGGCTCGGACGCCAGGATCGGCAACAAGTTCATCTACCCGGGCATCGGCTACGGGGGCTCGTGCTTTCCCAAGGACGTGAAGGCGCTGATCCGCACGGCCTCGGAGAACGGCTACCAGATGCGCGTGCTGCAGTCAGTGGAGGAGGTGAACGAGCGCCAGAAGTCGGTGCTCTACAACAAGATCCACGCCCACTTCTCCGGCGATTTGTCGGGCAAGACGTTTGCCGTGTGGGGCCTCTCGTTCAAGCCCAAGACCGACGACATGCGCGAGGCGCCCTCGCTGGTGATCATCCGCAAGCTCCTGGAGCAGGGGGCCCGGGTGAAGGCCTACGACCCGGTGGCCATGGAGGAGGCTAGGCACGCGCTGGGCGAGGCGATCGAGTACGGCAAGGACGAGTACGAGGCGCTCATCGACGCCGACGCGCTCTTGCTGGTCACAGAGTGGCCCGAGTTCCGCTCGCCCAATTTCAACGTGGTGGCCAGGCTGATGCGCGACAGGGTCGTCTTCGACGGGAGAAACATCTACGACGGCACGGAGCTCCGCGAGAAGGGATTCGCCTACTACGGCATCGGCGTCAAACAGCAGGTGCCGGCATTACATTACGGTAAAATAAAAGTAGAGAGAAGTCTATAA